The Dromaius novaehollandiae isolate bDroNov1 chromosome 9, bDroNov1.hap1, whole genome shotgun sequence nucleotide sequence TAGGAACACAGTATAGAGTCTGACCCCTGTATCTGACTCACTGTCTTTATTTAGACTTTCCCTGGCAGCTCAGTTCAGAGAAAGATCTTGGTTTTGCTGATGATCTGGTTGCCTTTGTCTGGGAGCAGCTGCCACGCTCTGAAGATGACAGAATAGGAAGAGGCCCCCTTAAATCTGAGCCACAAGCCAGTTGCTCCTACCTGGTTCTTCAAACCCCTTGATAGCACCAAAGATGTTTAGAATCTTCCTGTCCACCATGACATTGTTCACCGTCAGTTGCACTGTCTTCTTGCTCGTGCTGCTCAGCATCACCTTGCAGTCCATGATTCCACCTCTCCACTCCAGGGAACATGGGCTTCCATCCATTTTCCTGAGGGGAAAGAGATCCTTTGAACTCATTGTCCATCTCTAGCCTCATTTACCTTTCCTGTGAGAAAAGCAAGCCTAAAACTGCAGGGGCAGCCTTGCTCAGAGCCTACTCAGAACTTAGCTTGCAACCCTGTACTGCTAATTACATGTGGCGAAGGAGAATGCTGAGAGGCCAAGGGGAACACAGTACTAAATTAAGATCTGTCTTTAAGCAATAAGACATGTCAGACAAGTGACATTTCTCCAGCCAGCCCTACTAAGTGCTCCCTGAGATACATGGCAGAGGCCAGCAGAGAGCTCCCTGGGCTCACAGCACCTCAACGTCATCCTCACTGCCACCAATAGGGCCAACAGCCTAGCCTGCAAGCCAGCAGAGACCATTACCTGAACAGCCGGTTTGCTGCTTGGCTGGAGATGGTCTGAACAGCAATGTGGGGTAGTCCTGAAGATTTGACTGGTGGGAACTGGGTGTGGTTGAAAGAAGGGAAGCCTGGAGTGAAAGGGTCTCCGGTGCCAAGGTGGGCCTGTGAAAGGCAAGAAGAGTCCTCAGGTCTCACACAGAAGACTGAGAGTTGTCATCTACACAAGGACATGAAACACTGCTAAGCTGGAGGCCTGCAGGAAGACTGCTGCAGTTTGCAGTCCACAATGAAGAAGGCTCATCAGAGCAGCAGACAGGAGAGCTAGTCACATACTCACATGCCCAAAGGGGACAAGTCCATCCGTGTCCTTGTAATTATCCGGATCCAGGTACATCAGGACACCAACTGCTCCTACCTCTTTGGCATTTGCAACCTGAAGCAAAGAGCAACATCAGCTGCACATTTACACAGCAAGCCAGGAGACTGTGAAAATAGACTGAGGAACGGTGTGAGGGGTTGAGCTTCTCAATGCATGCCCAACTCTGCAGAGGATTTTAACAGTCATCTGACACCAACATAAAAAGGCTGAATGCAAGCAGCCCAGCCTCACTCTGGACACAGTGTGAGTGACACCCCCTTGAATTAGGATGGTCTCCATGGTTAGTGTCCGACCCCACTATTTGTTCAACTCAAACTTGTTTCTGAGAGAGGCTCAGAAGgatcttattttttattatgctCAGGCTGATTTCTCACAGGTAGATTAGTATCAAGCCAAGATAAGCAGTCACTGGAGGCACATCTTCACAAAGAAAAtggcaggggcggggggagggaagtgGCTTAGTTAAGTCAAGCCCCAGTTTAATACACCTACAACCCAGCTGCCTCTTATACACCACAGGTAGAAACACTGTTGCAAAACCAGACACCAGTTTACAAGGTGGAAAGGGAGCATAGAGGCAGCAAGCACTTGTGGAAGCGCCTTTCAGCTCTGCCTGTGTCTATGAGGCACATAGCCAGACACAGCTGTATTGGCATGCTGCAGGAAAGAATCCTATGCCCCAGTCTCCCCACAAGCACCCATGTGAAGGGCAGTTCTCTGGCAGACCTAGAACAGGCTTGTGTGCAGAAGGACTCAGCTTCTTTAGGCTGCTTGgctatttggttttgtttcctgtaAAGGGAGCATTACAGCAACACACAAGCCAGCTGGCTGGGCAGACAATGGTGGCACCTATGTGGGCACCGATGCTTGGACCTACTGAACACTCAGCAAGAAACCAAGTGAGACACTGCCACCAAGCTTTGAAAGTATCTGGCTGCAGTAGCAAGAGGTGCTCTAGAGATGAGAAAGTTCTGCTTTTGGCAGCTTCATTTCTGCTTATAACAACACCAGCCAGCACTACACCCCGTGGTCCTTGCCCTCCGGATCACAggctgcctgcctctgcctcccagctcTATCATTCTGGACACTCAGCTGTCCCAACCAGACTGCCAGAGGCCAAGGACAACACTCCCACAAGTAACTAGCTCCACTGAGCCTTGGTGTCCAGGCTTGCACGTGGAAGCCTAACACAAACAACCAAGACCAGTCCTGTAGGACAAGCCTGCAGATGAGTTCTAGAGGCTTGAACTGAGACACAGTCTTCCTCCTTTTGAAGGCACACCTCTATCTCCTTCCTGCCAAGTTTGACCAAGCTTCCGGGGCAGAGACTGCTCACCTTCTCAGCAAGGGTAATTTTTCCAGCTCTGACGATGACAACAGATTCATTCAGTGAAACATCTGACTTTTGCATCTTCTGAAAATCGGCCTTCTCTCCGTAGTTCACATACACTGGTTTGCCCTGGAACATAGATACTGCTTATAAATGCAGCAGTCCTCAGACAATAAGATACTTTAAGCAGTCTACAAAGTCATGGGGCCTGGAACACATCAGCCCAGCATTAACAGCAGGGAGTTTGAGTTCAGTAATGCAGACTCTGGTCACATGCAACATGCTTGTTGGAGCAGCACTTCTGTCAAGGCTCCTGGCTGGATCTCAGCAAAAAAGTCTAAACAGACAGCTACTTTTGCATCTTGCTGAACCAAGAAAACTGCATGGACCCTCTCCTTCTCCATCtatccccttcccctgcccctacCCTCCCCAGCTCTGTATCTGGGGTGGGCTTTATACAGTACATATATTGAAGGGATACATTTTAGACATTGCCACCTGGTAAGCATGCAAGCATATCCCCAGGATCTTCTGCGTCACTTACAGAGACTGAGTCATTTTTGCTGTATGCCACATATGCATCAGGACTCTCCAGTTCTTCTTCTCTATCATCTTCCAGAATAGACACCTTGTTGTTGATGCTGTTAAATGTCAGGAGACAATGTTATACTCTTTCATATACAGCCTGCATATTTAGCTAGGTCCCACGTTTCAGTCTATGCCCTTGTAATTCTGATCAAGTCAATGCAGAGTCTGAAACAGGTAGACTCTTACCAGTAGTTTCACACAACAACCTCTGGGGCTGTTCAGAGACATTAGCGAAGGCTAGTTTTTAAAACAGGTAGTACAAACGTAATCTGTGCTTCTCAGTCTCTCATTAATCCCCTCATAAAAGAAGCCaagcaaattcatttttcttctcacacAAAGGGACAGGAAGACACACCAGTGTGAGTTGTCATCCAACGCCTGTTGATACCCCTGAGCTACGAGAAGCTGGAGCCAGGTCTGCAACACCCTTATAGGTTGCATGACAGCCACCCATACTAGCAGCTTTAGACAGAAGGAGCCTGCCTttcagctagatttttttttttttttaaattctgttttctctccagctCTTAAGCATGCTTTGAAGAAACAGCTGTGCCAGGAAGAATCCAGAGGCCTGCTACCAGACACCTGGGATTTAGAAAGCCTGTGAAAAGACAGCAGTAGCCATTGCTGAGCTGTACTGTAGTTTCCTTTGGAGAGGGACAACTGGCTCACAGTCTTTGCAACTGCTTGGACTACAAAGATCCACGCTGCAAAGTAAAGATCTGCAACTCTTCATTAACATACCTGCCTTTGACCTGTAGTTTAATATAGTGCTCATCGTTCCACACTTTATCCAAGAGAAAGCTGTTGAACTGGTCATGAATGTAGGTGGCCATGCTCTCATCTTCACTCAGGCCAGCTTCAAAAGATTTCCTATTTGCTCTTTGCCTGTAGGCAACAGATTTATAGCTTAGGCTAATGTACCAGTATGCACTACAGTATCCCAGCCAGCAAACCCAAGTTGGGCAGGCCATTTAAAGCCATGTTTAATGAGATGCCACCCCACAACATCTTTAAGACCCTTGTTCCCCAAAGGAGCTTAAGCTCTGTTCACCAGCTGTGCCTCTTTCTTAGCTATAGCTAAGCTTTCTGGAACTATTACCTCAAGTTGTCTTCAAGACGTCTGGCTGACAGCTTATTTGAAAAAAGTTCTTTGAGTTCAGGCCAGTAGAGGACATACGATCTTGTCATCTCTTCCTCAGTTTCATCAGCATCCACTAAGTAAGATGCAGTAGGAGTCATCTCACACCTGCCACTTCCATCTAGACACTTGGCAGTCATCTGCATTCGTCCACGGTAACTCAAGTAGCCAATCAGAAACCCTATGGACAGAACAGGTATTTCTTTGTGCTTCAAGAAAGAAGACTAAGCCAGGCCAACATCAGACAAGTACATTCAAAGCAGCTCTTAGGGTACAGATGCACCTCTGTTCTCACACCATTTTTAAAAGCTGGCATACCTACGGTCAGACAGATACACAGCCTGACATTTTGCCTGAGCTGAAATGTTTTAAAGGACACTGTATATCTGATCTTGTGCTTGGCAGAATCTCTCCAGCACCATTCAAGGAGGAGACTGTTTGTTTTAAGTTGGTAGCACTGTAAAAGCCTTTGAAGAACCGGCAAATGCTAAATGCTTCAGCTTCCAGAGGTCTTACTGATGTGTTCACCCACATCTCTAGAGAAGCATTAGTCGATCAAGGGGAAACCAGTACCCTGGCCACACTGACCAGTTTGCCCTTTAGAAACAGATCCACACAGTTCTGCTGTCAAACTTGCAATGATTCATGCTAATTCCATACCACAAGCCTGAGCCAGAGAGATTTAGTTAGTGACAAGAAGCTGCAGCCTGGATCCAAGCTCTTACAATTATCTTCTgaaaaaatacaaattcaaaTGTTAAAGGCCTCAGGTACGCTCAAGATCAGTCTACTTCATGCAGCTGCGTCCCATCTGTCCTTACCAATCAAAAGGAGGAGTACAGCTGCAATGACAAGGAAGCAGAGGTTCTTGCCAGTCCTCCGTGGCTGCCCCATGCTGGTGTGCAGGTGCTCCTGCCTCCCAATCTCCCCTCCTTCCTCATCATCAGCAGACAGCTTCATCTCCACATGGCTGTTGTCGCCATCCGTTTGCCGAGCAATGCTGAAGCGCGTGTATGACATTGGCTCGCCACCGAACTGTGTTGAAAAACAGTCATGTGAGGGGAAGAGTTTGCTACATCACTCAACAGCCCTTCCAGCTAACTGCACCCATTCTCCAAACTGAACGCGGATTGTTCATCTGAAACTGCTCCAGTGCAGCACAAGTGTCAGCAGTCAATCAGGTAGGCAGGCAGCTTGGAACAGACTCAGTTAGACTCAGACACACGCTGGGTGTCTGGTGGTCATCTAGTGTCTATTTGCCCTGCACAAATTCAGAACCATACTGGTCACAGTCCAGCTTGGACTCTGTAATAGATATGACACAGCCAACAGCACTGGCATTTCCCATATGACTCTGTGGCAAAGGCTGACTGAAGCAGAAACTCCTGGTCCTAATCAGGAGGAGCGCACTGATCTGACCTGAATATGTGCAACTTGCACATAAAGGAACTTTGATGGTGATGGAGAAAAGGGAAGACAATCACTCCATGGTTGTGCCTTTGAACTGCATTCACTTTGATCTAGATAATCTCATCCAGTATCTGCATCACCTTACGTTGAACTGCCCCAGGCTACTCTTAAATTGTAATATTTGTCAATAGTATAAAGTGGCAAGGCTCAATGAAGATGACCCAAAGGAATCCTGTTATTTTCCTTGTCCTCAGCTTTCCTGTTGGCAGAAGACATTTCTCACACTTCTACCAGAGACTGGAGTGGTTTGACAGATCTTTATCAGAGCCCAAACAGAGAAACTTCGAGTCTAGAGCCCACTTTTCTAAACAGCTATGATGCATGGTCCAACAGCACGCAGAACGGCAGCCTGCATGCACTGCAGACACTCAGGTTAACAGACACTGTTAACTCAATTCCAAGCTTAACCAGGAACTAACCAGGACCACAGAACTAGCATTAGAGCTGCTGGGCTTGCTCGCAGCCATGCTTGGGCACATGCTGGGGACATGCAGGGGACTGGCTAGAGGCCAGAGGAATGTTTCTGGGAGCAATGAGCCTCACAGCCTCTCCCCACTGTACTGGGGAAGCAGCTGGTGATGAGCACCCAAGCCCTGTTACAGTCTGCAGCTCATCCACATTTCTCAGCACATACACTGTCAAAACTAAACCCATGCCATTTTGGACCCACGGTTCCATTCCTGATCATGCTACCTACAATTGAGTGGCTACACTGCACTTTAACCTGGCAAAAAAAGTCTTCCTGCTCAGCTGTAGGGAACTTTGCCTTCCCTGACACTTTGCAGAGGACATATCTCAATCCCTCATGTCCTCCACACCTGCTCAGAGACCTGACCAACATATTTGCAGTCCTAGTCCAGGGTCATTTCACAGCCCTAGCACTTTAGGATCAGCAGGCTTGACCTAGCAGAAATCAGAGCTACCACCTTCTGGAATACTTGTTTCAAAGCACAGATCACATTCAAAGGCTGGACTCCTGGTTGGCATGTgtttcccaccccccacccccctgccccataaCATAATAGAACATGTTGATTGTCTTGATAGGCATCAAGTCAGCTTCCTCAGCAGTACTTCCTCCTGGAACATTGTTCAAGGCTCACTCCCCTCCCTATCGCTTTTTCAGCTTCCTGAAAGACTCAAGACATAGTAGCAGTAAACGATAACCCCACCAGTACTGAACTGCTTTAAGTCACCTCCATATCATAGCTAGGCAGCTATAGTGAAGTCTGTAGCTCAGACTCACAACCCACAAAGTAATATCTAACAGTGCTTTGGATTTGTCATCTGTGAGACTGACATTGACTCCACTGGATCTTGCTTCTGCTACTGTAGTATTGTCAGCCCACCAACTTGAGACAAATGAGGGGACAGGAGGTCTTACCAAGTTAGAAATTGCTGCTCTGGCATGGTCCATTGCTTTCTGGAGGAGCGCCCACCAACCTGACCAAAGCCCTAGAAGTTCAGAACGCAACACATCAAGTCAGGCTGCTCCCCTCCCACCACAGAAGAGGTCCAAAATCAGTCACCGTTATGAGTGGGAAGCTTGCCCAGAAATGTTATGTGCATGCTTCTGTATAAGTCACAACAGTTGTAGTCAGTATACGTCAGGCTCATCAATTACCCTTGAAGCACAACCTATAAGCTCACATACTCCCACTGCAGATATAAGTTCAGATGGACAAGCTGAATCTTTTTGTTGAGCacttgggagggggaaaggaggagaaaaatgaggaaCACAATCTCAAATGGCTAAATTCAGCCAAGGGTCTTATTAATGTTAAGGCCACCACCTCTTAGGGAGGGCTGGCAAGAGGCAGCTGCTCAGCGGTGAGAAAGGGCGCTACTTAGCAAAGGTTCCTGGGGTCCATTTCAATGACAGTATCAAGACAAGAGCTTGACTGGTAGCCAGAAGCAGCACAACGCTGTAAACTGAAGCAGCACAAATTCCCACTCTACAGAAACTCTTTCAATTATAAGATCCCTTCTGGACGGCTatgttctttctctctttatgAAGGCAATTTCAGTATTTGGACAGTTTCCCTGAATAGCCAAGAGCAACTGTCAAAGCACAAAAAGCATTTCAATGACTTCTATAGTTTGGATTTTTCTAGACTGTAGGTTTATCTAAAAGACAGACTAGAACTTGAGTTACTTTAGTTTAAgcattttttcctggaaagatACTTAATGAAGCTTTTCAAATTAGTGCCTAGCCAGCTTGGGCTGGGACAGGTGGCTGAGAGCATACCCCTCGAGCATGCCCTCGAGCAGTGCTGCTGGGAAACTGTGCTCTGCGAGTTTAAGGTCTTCAGATGCACGTGGATTACTGTTACGTCTAGGAGCTCTGCAGTATAATCAGGTTATTGGGAGCAGAGAAGATCAAAGGTTAACGGTGGCCATCCGTTGTTTCACCTTTTGCTTAGAGCAAGGGTACATGCAGATAAACCCTCTGGCAGGTTTTAGAAACCTGCCCCGATTGGGGGCCCAGGCACTCCCATGGCAGTCAGAGCCCAACAACAGGGCTGTGCATAGCCCCTGCAAAGGGAGCAGAAGACGAGCTACCCTGGGGGAAGCCTGGAGGAGAGCTTTAGCGGGGATGCCTTCCACCCAGCCCCCGGGGTGGGGATGCACCAGCCACCTTGCAGAAGTCACAGCGAGACCTTCGCAGCCCACAGCCATCTCCAGGGGGGCACCAGCCCGCAGGGAAGGCCCCGTGCCTCGGGGGTCTCACGGGCAAAGGAGGCACCGCTCCTCCCGTGGAGGGAGGCCGGGTGCCGCTCACCCGGAGGCggccagccccctcccctccccggggacTAAAGCAGAGGAGTGACCTCCCGCACGGCGctggggggccccggccccccggcagggcagggcccgGCTGCGGCACCCCAGATAAGGCGGGCCGGCGATATCCCGCCCGCCGAGGGCGCgtctccccccaccccggcacgGCGTCCCGCCCGGGCCTGCGCCCACGGCCCCCCCGCGACGGAGCGCCCCGGGGCTGTCCCCGCGGCGCGGTGCAGCCCGCCCTCAAGGTCAGGCAGCCATGGCAGCCGCCGCCACGGGCAcgtgcgcgccgcgccgccagccAGGACCCGCCGGGGCTGCTGcaccgcccctccccgccccggcgcggcccgcacCGCGCCCCGGGCTCGCGCTGCGCGCACCGCACGCCCGCGGCAGCCCGGCAGCGGCCCGCCGgtggtcgccgccgccgccgcctcgccgcccctcccccttcccccaacGGTCCGCGCCAGCGCACGCGCGCTACCCGCCTGTTTACCCGcgcgcgctgccgctgccgctgccaccgccccTCCCTGCACCGCACCGCACCTCACCGCGCCACGGCCCGACTGCGGCACCGGCCGCCGAGGCGCCGCTCTTGCCTGCCAaggcgcgccccgccccctccccgcgcccgcagCCAATCGGCGCCCTCCGTGCAACCGCACGCGCGCCAAGGCTGTTCAGTTCCGCCCCCCGTCtcgccccgcgcgcgcgcgcgcgagGGCCTTGCCCTGCCCCGCCCCTTCAGGGTGGTGGGTAGTGAGGGGGCTCTGCGTGGGCGGTTGAAAGGGCTCCGTGAGGCGGTtgagggggctgcgggggctccGTCGGGGGATTGAGGGGGCTCTGAGGCGGCTCCGTGAGGGGACTGAGGGGGCTCTCTTAGGGGGGTAAAGGGACTCTGAGGGGGCTCGGAGGGGCTCAGTCCTTCCTGCTTGCACAGCAGAGTGGGGGATCCGCGAAGCAGGGCCGTgagggcagcgggggggggaGTGCGGTGCGAGCCCCTCCGCCCGGTGCCCAGGATTTGCCCCATCCTGCCTTGGAGTGGCCGGGGCACACGTGGCCTCTGCCCGGGGGAGATGCCGTGTGGAAAAGCTCGCTCCTCGTGAGAGGTGGGCGCCTGCTGTGCCAGACGTGCTGGAGCGGCAGCGGGGCCAGGCTCCAGCATGCTCAGGCTCCCTCCTACTTGCCGCGGGCCCGGGGGGCCGgcttccagctgcagcaggcaggggcagaAGCAGTTCTTGTTGCCTCTCTGTTTGTGGCAGGAGGTGAAGCTCTCTGCAGGCTCCTGCGCAGCTGAGGCTGTGAAGCTAAACCATAGCATGGCTTCTTGCAGCAGGGTCAGAGTGAGCAAGGTTAAACCCGCTCTGTGTTATCGTTGTTCTACCACATGCCGCTCAGTTAATCGCATTTTCACTCAAGGGGGTTTTCATCACAGGCGCTTTAGGGGAACTCTCAGACAGCAAGGCTGAGCCGATCCTTTGGCTGATCTCTTGAGTGATAATTTatgcaaaaataaagaagaaattacAAGATTCTTGAATGAGGGTCAGTTAAAACCCAAAGGGACCAAAATAAGGAtgagagggaggaggggagcgTGCAGCTCGGTGATTAGAGCCTCCTTTGGCTCAGGCCCACGTTGTGCAGCACTGGCTATAGGGCAGAGGTGGTGCCTGCCTCTGCCACACCGGCCCTCAACCCGCTCCGTGCACATCCCTTTACCTTGGTGGTTACACCTGGGAGGTGGGATGAACGTCTTCTCTGCAGCCTGTATCAGGGACTGCACTGAGACACTCATAATTCTCTTTTGGGGGCTAGAtgacaatttttatttatatcagCGCTTAAACTGCAGGAGGGTGGCCTGGATCTTGTCCATGGTGCTTACAAGAGTGGAACTGAAGGGATTAGGTCACTGAGAGCAGAATAATGGGCTATATCTGGGGACTCGGATGCTGCGAGCACCTGAAACTGCCTCATTAGGGCAGCTTTAATGCCCTTAAcactgcagcagcagagaggagcctccTTCCACTGGCTTTGTGCGATTGCAAAATTGTGTCTGTTTGCTGCTACCCGACAGAAGCGTGTTCTACGTGAAATAGTcccagctgtggggaaggagtATAAGAAAGCTGCAGTGGGTAATTCATTTCAAATTGCCTTTGGATGCCCTGAGGATAGCTGACTAGCCACTTGTTGAGTGGCATGTATTTTACTGGGTTGATGGGAGTTCAGGCTTCCCACGTGGGAAAGGCTCAAAGCATGGCAGTCTGCATATGAAAGCAAATTTAACACCAGGCTTTTACTCAAGTACACTGGGTCAAAAGAAGGAGCAGGTCACTGATTCATTTTGTCTCCCAAAACCATCATTCCCACTTTCTCAGCATTTTGAAGGAAAAGGGtgggaaaaacatttttctccctgGGTGGTATGAACCAGACACAGGACTCCTTCTCTCTCAGGAAGCATTGGGCAGGGATCTCCAGTTTCTTCCAAGTCATGTATGTTCAGGGCTACCTTTTTATATCTGAATAAGCAAAAGGCAGTCAGGATGACTTTCTTTCACATAACACTACGtgaa carries:
- the TFRC gene encoding transferrin receptor protein 1 isoform X1, which gives rise to MDHARAAISNLFGGEPMSYTRFSIARQTDGDNSHVEMKLSADDEEGGEIGRQEHLHTSMGQPRRTGKNLCFLVIAAVLLLLIGFLIGYLSYRGRMQMTAKCLDGSGRCEMTPTASYLVDADETEEEMTRSYVLYWPELKELFSNKLSARRLEDNLRQRANRKSFEAGLSEDESMATYIHDQFNSFLLDKVWNDEHYIKLQVKGSINNKVSILEDDREEELESPDAYVAYSKNDSVSGKPVYVNYGEKADFQKMQKSDVSLNESVVIVRAGKITLAEKVANAKEVGAVGVLMYLDPDNYKDTDGLVPFGHAHLGTGDPFTPGFPSFNHTQFPPVKSSGLPHIAVQTISSQAANRLFRKMDGSPCSLEWRGGIMDCKVMLSSTSKKTVQLTVNNVMVDRKILNIFGAIKGFEEPDRYVVIGAQRDSWGPGAAKAGVGTAILLELAQVISEMVKNDGYKPRRSIIFASWSAGEYGTVGATEWLEGYSATLHAKAFTYINLDAAVLGWRDIKISASPMLYTLLERTLKGVMDPGKAQSADGGSLLNRVGSDWVKAVVPLGLGDAAFPFLAYSGIPVVSFGFYNKDEEYPFLGTTQDTVENLKKITNLYGLIRAAAEVAGHIALRLTHDHELYLDFGRYSEELLEFQEKFLDYDQEVKELGLTLDWLFFARGDFQRAVDGLRRDITNSDRENKVIRRALNDRIMKVEYDFLSPYLSPKDVPFRHIFFGKGSHTLQSLLEHLQLLKTSKSSVNGSMLKEQLALATWTVKGAANALAGDIWDTDNEF
- the TFRC gene encoding transferrin receptor protein 1 isoform X2 gives rise to the protein MSYTRFSIARQTDGDNSHVEMKLSADDEEGGEIGRQEHLHTSMGQPRRTGKNLCFLVIAAVLLLLIGFLIGYLSYRGRMQMTAKCLDGSGRCEMTPTASYLVDADETEEEMTRSYVLYWPELKELFSNKLSARRLEDNLRQRANRKSFEAGLSEDESMATYIHDQFNSFLLDKVWNDEHYIKLQVKGSINNKVSILEDDREEELESPDAYVAYSKNDSVSGKPVYVNYGEKADFQKMQKSDVSLNESVVIVRAGKITLAEKVANAKEVGAVGVLMYLDPDNYKDTDGLVPFGHAHLGTGDPFTPGFPSFNHTQFPPVKSSGLPHIAVQTISSQAANRLFRKMDGSPCSLEWRGGIMDCKVMLSSTSKKTVQLTVNNVMVDRKILNIFGAIKGFEEPDRYVVIGAQRDSWGPGAAKAGVGTAILLELAQVISEMVKNDGYKPRRSIIFASWSAGEYGTVGATEWLEGYSATLHAKAFTYINLDAAVLGWRDIKISASPMLYTLLERTLKGVMDPGKAQSADGGSLLNRVGSDWVKAVVPLGLGDAAFPFLAYSGIPVVSFGFYNKDEEYPFLGTTQDTVENLKKITNLYGLIRAAAEVAGHIALRLTHDHELYLDFGRYSEELLEFQEKFLDYDQEVKELGLTLDWLFFARGDFQRAVDGLRRDITNSDRENKVIRRALNDRIMKVEYDFLSPYLSPKDVPFRHIFFGKGSHTLQSLLEHLQLLKTSKSSVNGSMLKEQLALATWTVKGAANALAGDIWDTDNEF